The following are from one region of the Bacillus sp. BGMRC 2118 genome:
- a CDS encoding CPBP family intramembrane metalloprotease, whose product MIMEISFILLFVFLVTYEPIWGFISTQKLKKIVHTQATARLNYYNATMIGLWTPTLFILALVGMTPLTLKDIGLTGISLNTTSLGPWFTYIAIGLFILYSLILVINYIAIKVNLTYKQKAISEMKKQHHNDQFGVIFPRTRKEKTRWKYVSFTAGFTEEIIYRGFLIFAILYFYPTISMWFVLVIAALVFGLAHTYQGITGVIRTGLIGFVFGAIYIAFGSIIPLILLHFLIDLAGGVDVSEQ is encoded by the coding sequence ATGATTATGGAAATTAGCTTTATCCTACTTTTCGTATTTTTAGTCACATACGAGCCAATATGGGGGTTTATCTCTACTCAAAAGTTAAAAAAGATTGTACACACCCAGGCAACAGCTCGGTTAAACTACTACAATGCTACAATGATAGGCTTATGGACTCCAACTCTATTTATATTGGCTTTAGTTGGTATGACTCCCCTCACTTTAAAGGATATTGGATTAACAGGGATTTCGTTAAACACCACTTCCCTTGGTCCATGGTTCACATATATAGCGATTGGACTCTTTATCTTATACTCTCTTATTCTAGTGATAAACTATATCGCTATAAAAGTGAATCTAACATATAAACAAAAAGCAATTTCAGAGATGAAAAAGCAACATCATAATGACCAATTTGGAGTGATATTCCCTAGAACACGCAAGGAAAAAACACGGTGGAAATATGTTTCTTTTACAGCTGGATTTACCGAAGAAATTATCTATCGTGGGTTCCTGATCTTTGCAATCTTGTATTTCTACCCTACTATCTCAATGTGGTTCGTTCTTGTCATTGCAGCCTTGGTATTTGGGCTAGCTCACACCTATCAAGGGATTACAGGTGTTATTCGAACAGGTTTAATAGGTTTTGTATTTGGTGCTATCTATATTGCTTTTGGGAGCATTATCCCTCTAATCCTTCTACATTTTCTTATCGATCTGGCTGGAGGAGTAGATGTAAGTGAACAATGA
- a CDS encoding cupin domain-containing protein gives MEIGTKVRAIRNRKKITIAQMCEGTGLSKGFISNVENNNTSPSISTLQTIASFLDVPLPYLLLEKNQHMNVVRKEERTTTTFNGLSIEHLTTRGGLRTMIVEVPPGSSIGKPHAHEGEECHLVLQGKILAQQGEDSFLLEEGDSFSWNASVPHYVKNISEEKAIILISVYSDAELRDLL, from the coding sequence ATGGAGATCGGTACTAAAGTACGTGCAATACGAAATAGAAAGAAAATAACGATTGCCCAAATGTGTGAAGGAACGGGCTTATCGAAAGGATTCATCAGCAATGTTGAAAACAACAACACCTCCCCTTCAATCTCTACATTACAAACAATTGCTTCTTTTCTAGATGTTCCACTTCCTTATTTATTATTAGAAAAGAACCAGCACATGAATGTCGTTCGAAAAGAGGAACGAACGACAACAACCTTTAACGGTTTATCCATTGAGCATTTAACCACACGTGGCGGCTTACGAACAATGATTGTAGAAGTACCACCAGGGAGTTCGATCGGTAAGCCACATGCTCACGAAGGAGAAGAATGCCACCTCGTGTTACAAGGGAAGATTTTAGCGCAACAAGGTGAAGATTCATTTTTATTAGAAGAGGGTGACTCATTCAGTTGGAATGCCAGTGTACCTCATTATGTAAAGAACATCAGTGAAGAAAAGGCGATTATTCTCATTTCCGTTTATTCAGATGCAGAACTTCGGGATTTATTGTAG
- a CDS encoding DUF421 domain-containing protein, with protein MDYIGQITIELTVGLLALLVATKIVGKTQISQLTPFDFISAIVLGELVGNALYDSKIHVWSILYAIGMWTLLIYIILILTQKFRNTRTFLEGNPSILVRNGKIDREQLRLNKLDINELQQLLRQEKDIFSLREVEFAILEPNGQISALKKPKYASPTIDDFGLKQKKVYLPISLVNDGVIDYDNLDTSGYDEQWLRDQLLENGINRVEDVLYADWMEDEGFYYQKKERLE; from the coding sequence ATGGACTATATCGGACAAATTACAATCGAACTCACAGTAGGGTTGTTGGCTTTATTAGTAGCAACAAAAATTGTAGGTAAAACACAAATCTCCCAACTCACTCCCTTTGATTTTATTTCAGCTATCGTGTTGGGTGAATTAGTTGGGAATGCCCTTTATGATTCTAAGATTCATGTGTGGAGTATTTTATATGCAATTGGAATGTGGACGTTATTAATTTATATCATTTTGATTCTCACACAAAAATTCAGAAATACTCGTACATTTTTAGAAGGAAATCCTTCCATTCTCGTTCGCAACGGAAAGATAGACCGAGAACAACTACGACTTAACAAATTGGATATTAATGAACTTCAGCAATTACTTCGTCAGGAAAAAGATATCTTTTCACTCCGCGAAGTAGAATTTGCCATTCTTGAACCAAACGGTCAAATTAGTGCATTAAAGAAACCAAAATACGCATCTCCTACAATTGATGATTTCGGATTGAAGCAAAAGAAAGTATACTTGCCCATCTCCTTAGTGAACGATGGTGTCATTGACTACGATAATTTAGATACATCGGGCTATGATGAGCAGTGGCTGAGAGACCAGCTTCTGGAAAATGGAATCAACCGGGTTGAAGATGTTTTGTATGCAGATTGGATGGAGGATGAAGGATTTTATTATCAAAAGAAGGAGCGTCTTGAGTGA
- the glpK gene encoding glycerol kinase GlpK produces the protein METYILALDQGTTSSRAILFNHKREIVHTSQKEFTQHFPHPGWVEHHANEIWGSIVSVISSCLAEANIRPEQIAGIGITNQRETTVVWDKATGQPIYHAIVWQSRQTASICEELKENGYNSLFREKTGLLIDAYFSGTKVKWILDNVEGAREKAEKGELLFGTIDTWLIWKLTGGRVHVTDYSNASRTLMYNIYDLKWDDEILEILNIPKSLLPEVRPSSEIYGHTSKAVFFGQQIPIAGVAGDQQAALFGQGCFERGMAKNTYGTGCFMLMNTGEEAIKNDQGLLTTIAWGIDGKVEYALEGSIFVAGSAIQWLRDGLRMLRSAKDSEEYATRIASSEGVYVVPAFVGLGTPYWESDVKGAVFGLTRGTSKEHFIRATLESLAYQTKDVLHEMEVHSGIRLQKLRVDGGAVSNNFLMQFQSDMLNVPVERPVINESTALGAAYLAGLAVGFWKSQDEISNGWALDTCFTPKMDEETRDTLYNGWKKAITATIAFK, from the coding sequence ATGGAAACGTATATATTAGCACTCGATCAAGGGACAACGAGCTCACGAGCGATTTTGTTTAATCATAAAAGAGAAATTGTTCATACATCACAAAAGGAGTTTACGCAGCACTTTCCACATCCAGGCTGGGTGGAGCATCATGCAAATGAAATATGGGGTTCAATTGTATCTGTTATTTCATCTTGCTTGGCAGAAGCCAATATTCGTCCAGAACAAATTGCTGGAATTGGGATAACGAATCAGCGTGAAACGACAGTTGTGTGGGATAAAGCAACAGGTCAGCCCATTTATCATGCCATTGTATGGCAATCAAGACAAACGGCTTCCATTTGCGAGGAGTTAAAGGAAAACGGTTACAATTCATTGTTCCGTGAAAAGACAGGACTGTTGATTGATGCTTACTTTTCTGGAACTAAGGTGAAATGGATTTTAGACAATGTTGAGGGAGCAAGAGAGAAAGCAGAGAAAGGCGAGTTGCTGTTCGGTACGATTGATACATGGCTCATCTGGAAGCTAACAGGTGGACGCGTGCATGTGACGGATTATTCAAATGCTTCGCGTACACTGATGTACAACATATATGACCTGAAGTGGGATGATGAAATCTTAGAAATACTAAATATCCCCAAGTCACTATTGCCAGAAGTACGACCTTCCTCCGAAATATATGGTCATACAAGTAAGGCTGTTTTCTTCGGACAGCAAATTCCGATTGCAGGGGTAGCAGGAGACCAGCAGGCAGCATTATTTGGTCAAGGCTGCTTTGAAAGAGGAATGGCAAAAAATACGTACGGCACAGGCTGCTTTATGTTGATGAACACTGGAGAAGAGGCAATTAAGAACGATCAAGGATTGTTAACAACGATTGCATGGGGAATTGACGGAAAAGTAGAGTATGCATTAGAAGGTAGTATTTTTGTTGCAGGCTCTGCGATTCAATGGTTACGTGACGGATTACGCATGCTGCGATCTGCAAAGGATAGCGAAGAATATGCGACACGTATTGCTTCATCTGAAGGTGTGTATGTTGTTCCTGCTTTTGTTGGGCTAGGCACACCTTATTGGGAAAGTGATGTAAAAGGTGCTGTCTTCGGATTAACTCGAGGTACCTCTAAGGAGCATTTCATTCGTGCTACGCTTGAATCATTAGCTTATCAAACAAAGGATGTGCTGCATGAAATGGAAGTTCATTCGGGTATTCGTCTCCAAAAGCTACGTGTAGATGGAGGAGCTGTATCCAACAACTTCCTAATGCAATTCCAAAGTGATATGCTCAATGTACCGGTGGAAAGACCTGTTATAAATGAATCAACAGCCCTTGGAGCTGCATACCTAGCGGGTCTTGCAGTAGGATTCTGGAAAAGCCAAGATGAGATTTCAAACGGGTGGGCATTGGATACATGCTTTACCCCGAAAATGGATGAGGAAACACGAGATACATTATACAATGGGTGGAAAAAAGCCATCACCGCAACGATTGCGTTTAAGTAA
- a CDS encoding PAS domain S-box protein: MILYLRDNVYKKFSVLECSMMVYWICLALLAIIIAYIIIHGRTERRLNQTLKTGEFYESLFKNNPDTIITFDLEGKIVSANNVVSHYGYSVEELLNKSFIPYVAKEKLDITLESFKKATEGIPTTCDTVLYHKNGQPIDMNITNLPIIVNNKVEEVFSIIKDVTSYKETKNALAEAESQYRNLTEDSIVSIYLIQDGKYVYVNQKLVELSGYEKDELIGMDAIQLVHPEDRQYVLGMMTQRLYMEGENFRDEYRAMKKDGSTVYIEVHGAQAMHKGKPAIIGTVIDITERKKNEETIKFMAYHDSLTGLYNRNYTYDQLKTVIEQEHEEPLAVFFFDLDRFKQVNDSLGHSTGDILLKAVALRLKKKIFQDQSLARVGGDEFTVFRRVKNRKEAEGVAQKIIRCFETPFSLEHYEIYVTPSIGISMYPEDGTDVDTLLKKADSAMYQAKQNGKNTFHFFNSKKESSTFEKLKNETSLRKGIEGNEFILHYQPKLDLKCGKFTGVEALIRWNHPKKGFIPPLDFIPLAEETGLIIPLGEWILREACEQAIRWQKQGLPPFVMSVNLSVRQLYQPNLIETISQILEETGLSPQYLEIEITESMLLDKEHGIKVLKELEKVGVQISLDDFGTGYSSLHYLKEVPLHKIKIDQSFVRNSTSDSNDGAIVRTIIGMAHQLKLTVIAEGVETREHLLFLQRNLCDAAQGYLFSRPIPPEEIVQQFEHLEKLVHQFGIPKDSNQRIELEESVQLARQELVDTIRQQQGMTFKFEKKGDTFIHTLCDGELMYTIGLLPEDVIGKELKDFYPLHEVERKTSCYERAWNGEKVTYEGRVGELVYLASLKPVKRGGRIVEVIGSAIDISERKKMEKALKDSEAKFRLITENMLDLIGIVNSTGVLSYASPSHETILGYPASHFEGKNITELCHPDDRLLVTQHFQFMLENKTSDKITFRLQHSSGDWLTLEMTVNPVKESNGEVKNYIVIGRDVTELKRLENIIKKHEQ, translated from the coding sequence ATGATATTGTACCTGCGGGATAACGTATACAAGAAGTTTTCGGTATTGGAGTGTAGCATGATGGTCTATTGGATTTGCTTGGCACTGCTGGCAATTATTATAGCTTATATTATTATACATGGAAGAACAGAGAGGCGATTAAACCAAACTCTGAAAACAGGTGAATTTTATGAATCATTATTCAAGAATAATCCAGATACAATCATTACCTTTGATTTAGAAGGTAAAATCGTAAGTGCTAACAATGTAGTTTCTCACTATGGTTATTCAGTGGAGGAATTATTAAATAAATCATTTATCCCTTACGTTGCGAAGGAGAAATTAGACATAACGCTCGAAAGCTTTAAGAAAGCAACAGAAGGAATTCCGACAACCTGTGATACGGTTCTTTATCATAAAAATGGACAGCCAATTGACATGAATATCACCAATCTCCCGATTATCGTAAACAATAAGGTCGAAGAGGTTTTCTCGATCATAAAAGATGTAACTTCTTATAAAGAAACCAAAAATGCGTTGGCAGAGGCAGAGTCTCAATATCGAAATTTAACAGAGGATTCAATTGTCAGTATTTATTTAATTCAAGATGGGAAATACGTATATGTGAACCAGAAGCTTGTAGAGTTGTCCGGATATGAGAAAGACGAGTTAATTGGTATGGATGCGATTCAACTTGTACACCCCGAAGACCGGCAATATGTATTGGGAATGATGACTCAGCGCCTATACATGGAAGGGGAAAATTTTCGAGATGAATATCGTGCGATGAAAAAAGACGGGTCAACGGTCTATATAGAAGTGCATGGAGCCCAAGCGATGCATAAAGGAAAACCTGCCATCATTGGGACGGTCATTGATATAACAGAGCGAAAGAAAAATGAAGAAACGATTAAATTTATGGCGTATCATGATTCTTTAACAGGATTGTATAATCGTAACTATACGTACGATCAGTTGAAGACGGTAATAGAACAGGAACATGAGGAACCGTTAGCTGTGTTCTTTTTTGACCTGGATCGATTTAAGCAAGTGAACGATTCATTAGGACATTCGACAGGAGACATTTTATTAAAAGCTGTAGCCCTTCGATTGAAAAAGAAAATCTTCCAGGATCAAAGTCTGGCAAGAGTGGGCGGAGATGAGTTTACGGTCTTTCGACGAGTAAAGAATCGAAAGGAAGCAGAGGGTGTTGCCCAAAAAATTATAAGATGTTTTGAAACGCCCTTTTCCCTAGAACATTACGAGATCTACGTTACACCAAGTATTGGTATCAGTATGTATCCTGAGGACGGAACAGACGTGGATACGCTGCTAAAAAAGGCGGATTCTGCGATGTATCAGGCAAAGCAAAATGGAAAAAATACCTTTCATTTCTTTAATTCAAAGAAGGAAAGTAGCACATTTGAAAAATTAAAAAATGAAACAAGTTTGCGAAAAGGTATTGAAGGAAACGAATTTATCCTTCACTATCAACCAAAGCTTGATTTAAAATGTGGAAAGTTTACAGGAGTTGAAGCATTAATACGCTGGAACCATCCTAAAAAGGGATTTATTCCACCATTGGATTTCATCCCTCTTGCGGAAGAAACAGGTCTCATCATTCCACTCGGCGAATGGATTTTAAGAGAAGCGTGTGAGCAAGCGATACGTTGGCAGAAACAAGGACTTCCTCCGTTTGTTATGTCTGTTAATTTATCTGTAAGGCAGCTGTATCAACCGAATCTTATTGAAACGATCAGTCAGATATTAGAGGAAACAGGACTATCACCACAGTACTTAGAAATAGAAATTACAGAAAGTATGTTGTTAGATAAAGAGCATGGAATCAAAGTCTTAAAGGAACTTGAAAAAGTAGGTGTCCAAATTAGCTTAGACGACTTTGGTACAGGCTATAGCTCCTTGCATTATTTAAAAGAAGTGCCGCTTCATAAGATAAAGATTGATCAATCGTTTGTAAGAAACAGCACGAGTGATTCGAATGATGGGGCGATTGTTAGAACCATTATCGGAATGGCACATCAACTGAAACTGACCGTTATTGCAGAAGGTGTTGAAACGAGAGAACATTTACTATTTCTGCAACGAAATTTATGTGATGCAGCTCAAGGGTATTTGTTCAGCAGGCCAATTCCACCTGAAGAAATTGTTCAACAATTTGAACACCTTGAAAAACTGGTGCATCAATTCGGAATACCAAAGGATTCAAATCAGCGAATAGAACTAGAAGAATCCGTGCAGCTGGCTCGCCAGGAATTAGTGGATACAATACGTCAGCAGCAAGGCATGACGTTTAAGTTTGAGAAAAAAGGTGATACATTTATCCATACATTATGTGATGGGGAGCTTATGTACACAATAGGTCTACTACCTGAAGATGTAATTGGAAAAGAACTGAAGGATTTCTATCCCTTACATGAAGTCGAGAGAAAGACATCTTGCTATGAACGAGCCTGGAATGGTGAAAAGGTAACGTATGAAGGTAGAGTAGGGGAGCTTGTCTATTTAGCTTCATTAAAGCCTGTTAAAAGAGGTGGAAGAATTGTTGAAGTAATCGGTTCGGCCATTGATATTTCAGAACGAAAGAAAATGGAAAAAGCACTAAAGGATAGTGAGGCGAAATTCCGCCTGATTACGGAGAATATGCTAGACCTCATTGGAATCGTTAATTCAACTGGGGTGCTGTCCTACGCTTCTCCTTCACATGAAACGATACTTGGCTACCCAGCTTCACACTTTGAAGGGAAAAATATAACCGAGCTTTGTCATCCGGATGATCGTCTACTAGTAACACAACATTTTCAATTCATGCTAGAAAATAAAACATCAGATAAAATTACATTCCGCTTGCAGCATTCAAGTGGTGATTGGCTTACTCTTGAGATGACCGTTAATCCAGTCAAAGAAAGCAATGGTGAAGTTAAGAACTATATTGTTATCGGTCGTGATGTTACTGAGCTAAAGCGGTTAGAAAATATCATTAAAAAGCATGAACAATGA
- a CDS encoding dioxygenase, with product MLPSLFVAHGAPLLAIEDNEYTQFLQSLGKSLPKPNAIVLFSAHWESPVQMLSEASDYSTIYDFGGFPEALYRIVYPAKGHLETAKDMEELFENAGVTYQVDTNRGLDHGAWVVLKKMYPDADIPVLSMSVNPNLTPEEQYKIGQSLQSLREKDVLVIASGGTVHNLRAVKMMSSNESVDQWALDFDNWLAEHIEKWDTDSLFQYDKLAPAAEIAVPPYGNEHFIPIFYAMGAADQSKKASLLHRSYRYGNLSHSVWQFG from the coding sequence ATGTTACCATCTTTATTTGTCGCACACGGCGCTCCGTTATTAGCGATTGAGGATAATGAGTATACACAATTTTTACAGTCTTTAGGAAAGTCATTACCAAAGCCGAATGCAATTGTCCTATTTTCAGCTCATTGGGAATCACCTGTTCAAATGCTTAGTGAAGCATCAGATTATTCCACCATTTATGATTTTGGTGGCTTTCCGGAAGCGTTATACCGCATTGTCTATCCTGCAAAAGGACATCTAGAAACCGCTAAGGATATGGAGGAACTGTTTGAGAATGCAGGTGTAACGTATCAAGTAGACACGAATCGTGGCTTAGACCATGGAGCATGGGTTGTTCTGAAAAAGATGTACCCGGATGCAGATATTCCAGTATTATCAATGTCTGTTAATCCTAACCTGACACCAGAAGAACAGTATAAAATTGGTCAATCCCTTCAATCACTTAGAGAAAAAGATGTCCTGGTGATTGCGAGTGGTGGTACTGTTCATAATTTAAGAGCTGTAAAAATGATGAGCAGCAATGAAAGTGTGGATCAATGGGCTCTAGACTTTGATAATTGGTTGGCAGAGCACATTGAGAAGTGGGATACAGACTCTTTATTTCAATACGACAAGCTGGCACCGGCAGCAGAAATTGCAGTACCGCCATATGGAAATGAGCACTTTATTCCGATTTTCTATGCGATGGGTGCAGCCGATCAGAGTAAAAAAGCGAGCTTACTTCACCGTAGTTATCGTTATGGGAACTTGAGTCACAGTGTATGGCAGTTTGGGTGA
- a CDS encoding winged helix-turn-helix transcriptional regulator: MSDIMTLLEEVQVYKEAVEMVMIKEYQTVLDEYELTSKQTLVIQHIFIKKQLTISEVAGIINATKSAASQFIKKLENKHYVKREINLENRRETFVKLAEKGETFQTEMLQANQRIVEKFFMNLPKKDIEDYHRVIKKLYDITQREMGEIE, from the coding sequence ATGAGTGACATCATGACTTTATTAGAAGAGGTTCAAGTATACAAAGAAGCAGTAGAGATGGTGATGATTAAGGAGTATCAAACTGTACTTGATGAATATGAGCTAACCTCTAAACAGACTTTAGTCATTCAACATATTTTTATCAAGAAACAATTAACGATAAGTGAAGTGGCAGGCATTATTAATGCCACCAAAAGTGCAGCTAGCCAATTTATAAAAAAACTTGAAAATAAACACTACGTTAAACGTGAAATCAACCTAGAGAACAGACGAGAAACCTTTGTCAAACTTGCGGAAAAGGGTGAAACATTTCAAACCGAAATGTTACAAGCAAATCAGAGAATAGTGGAAAAGTTTTTTATGAACTTACCAAAGAAAGATATTGAAGACTACCATCGTGTTATTAAGAAATTATATGACATCACACAACGGGAAATGGGGGAAATAGAATGA
- a CDS encoding cupin domain-containing protein: protein MEKVNIQEKFSLFHDHWNPKIAGEVNDIHVKFAKLKGEFVWHQHEHEDEMFLVVKGTLLLKFRDKDVWLHEGEFIVVPRGVEHLPVAEEEVHVLLLEPKSTLNTGTEINERTVSELDTI, encoded by the coding sequence ATGGAAAAAGTAAATATTCAGGAAAAGTTCTCACTGTTTCATGATCATTGGAATCCAAAGATTGCTGGCGAGGTCAATGATATTCATGTGAAATTCGCAAAACTAAAAGGGGAATTTGTTTGGCATCAGCACGAGCATGAGGATGAGATGTTTCTTGTTGTTAAAGGAACGCTATTACTTAAGTTTCGTGATAAGGATGTTTGGTTACATGAAGGAGAGTTCATCGTTGTTCCTAGGGGTGTCGAACATTTGCCTGTTGCTGAAGAAGAGGTTCATGTACTCTTACTCGAGCCTAAATCGACACTAAATACAGGAACAGAGATTAATGAAAGAACGGTTTCGGAATTAGATACAATTTAG
- a CDS encoding PBP1A family penicillin-binding protein, giving the protein MSRIQNRKQISTSLLQTFKSMKLLYKLAIVLVVLFFVGLLLLNILIQVSDVSKLEHPEPVPTLIFDKDGEIASSISNSKIEGVQLEQLSPHLIHAVIATEDQRFYKHSGLNYFGIARALFNNLTSGEIVAGGSTITQQLAKNAFLTHEQTYSRKIKEVLITKKIERSYTKDEILERYLNQIYFGEGSWGIGRASHVYFGKTPAELNISEAATLAGLLKAPSHYSPYKNMELSQKRRNIVLSLMEEEGYITHAEMEKAKGESIALSQKEDEDYKGRYPYYVDRILEEANEKYNLSETEILSGGLRIYTELNPSIQQVAEQVYKEEQHFPQGTTDQMVQSGSVFINPKTGGVVALVGGRGEFSYGGFNHATDLVRQPGSTMKPLAVYAPALEKGYELYDSLLDRPIRVGTYEPKNYDGQYRGEVSMYDAVVNSYNIPAVWLLYQVGLDLGVQSVERFGIPLSEEDRVPGIALGGMNEGTSPLAMAQAFSAFPNEGNMMEAHAITKIENAEGELIASWKETSKKVLDEDVAQKMNYMLKGVVDKGTGKNAQVDGLEVAGKTGTTEVPFEGTNGGSKDHWFIGYTPSLVGAVWLGYDKTDESHYLTSSSSQTAAVVFQKILEGSKDEITDESFNFTAVAKYTKEYEKKKEEEEKQKEKKEKNNKGKGKGRDKDKDKEEKNKGKGKDKKKEDDEEDEDE; this is encoded by the coding sequence ATGAGCAGAATCCAAAACAGAAAACAAATATCCACTTCCCTTCTTCAAACGTTTAAATCAATGAAGCTTCTTTATAAACTAGCAATCGTCTTAGTTGTACTTTTTTTCGTAGGACTCCTCCTCCTCAATATTCTCATCCAGGTTTCTGATGTTAGTAAGCTTGAACATCCTGAACCAGTGCCAACATTAATCTTTGATAAAGATGGAGAAATTGCCAGTTCAATTTCAAACTCAAAAATTGAAGGAGTTCAGTTAGAGCAACTATCACCACATCTCATTCATGCTGTTATTGCCACAGAGGATCAACGCTTTTACAAGCATAGCGGATTGAACTACTTCGGAATTGCGCGTGCTCTATTTAATAACCTGACAAGTGGTGAAATCGTCGCAGGCGGCAGTACCATTACCCAACAACTTGCTAAAAATGCATTTTTAACTCATGAGCAAACGTACTCGAGAAAAATAAAAGAAGTGTTGATTACGAAGAAAATAGAACGATCCTATACAAAAGACGAAATACTAGAAAGATATTTAAATCAGATTTATTTTGGCGAAGGTTCCTGGGGCATTGGCCGGGCATCTCATGTGTACTTTGGGAAAACTCCTGCAGAACTAAACATCAGTGAAGCAGCAACACTTGCAGGACTTCTAAAAGCTCCCAGTCATTATTCACCGTATAAAAACATGGAACTATCTCAAAAACGGAGGAATATCGTTCTTTCACTAATGGAGGAAGAAGGCTATATTACACACGCTGAGATGGAAAAAGCTAAAGGTGAATCCATCGCTTTATCCCAAAAAGAGGACGAAGATTACAAAGGCCGATATCCATATTATGTTGACAGGATTTTGGAAGAAGCTAATGAGAAATACAACCTATCAGAAACTGAAATTTTATCTGGAGGCTTACGAATTTACACTGAATTGAATCCAAGTATTCAACAGGTTGCAGAACAAGTGTATAAAGAAGAACAACATTTCCCGCAGGGTACCACTGACCAAATGGTTCAAAGTGGCTCTGTATTTATCAATCCAAAAACGGGTGGAGTTGTAGCGTTAGTTGGAGGGAGAGGTGAATTTTCTTATGGAGGCTTCAACCATGCTACAGACTTAGTTAGGCAGCCTGGATCCACAATGAAGCCACTCGCTGTGTATGCACCTGCCTTGGAAAAAGGCTATGAATTATATGATTCACTTCTGGATCGCCCCATACGCGTGGGTACGTACGAACCAAAAAATTATGACGGGCAGTATCGAGGTGAAGTTTCCATGTATGACGCTGTCGTGAATTCCTATAACATTCCCGCTGTCTGGCTATTGTATCAAGTGGGACTCGATTTAGGTGTCCAATCGGTTGAACGGTTTGGCATTCCACTTAGTGAAGAGGACCGGGTACCAGGAATTGCACTCGGTGGGATGAATGAAGGCACCTCTCCCCTTGCCATGGCTCAAGCCTTTTCTGCGTTTCCAAACGAAGGGAACATGATGGAAGCTCATGCGATTACAAAAATAGAAAACGCAGAAGGAGAGCTCATCGCAAGCTGGAAGGAAACATCTAAGAAAGTACTGGATGAAGATGTTGCACAGAAAATGAATTATATGCTAAAAGGTGTCGTAGATAAAGGAACCGGAAAAAACGCACAAGTCGATGGTCTCGAGGTTGCCGGAAAAACAGGTACAACCGAGGTACCATTTGAGGGTACGAACGGCGGTTCAAAGGATCACTGGTTTATCGGCTATACTCCATCTCTTGTAGGAGCTGTCTGGCTAGGCTATGACAAAACAGACGAGAGCCATTACTTAACCTCCTCCAGTAGTCAAACTGCGGCAGTTGTATTTCAAAAAATACTTGAAGGATCTAAAGACGAGATTACCGATGAAAGCTTTAATTTCACTGCAGTAGCAAAATATACAAAAGAGTATGAGAAGAAAAAGGAAGAAGAGGAAAAACAGAAAGAAAAGAAAGAGAAAAACAATAAAGGGAAAGGCAAAGGACGAGATAAAGATAAAGATAAGGAAGAGAAAAATAAAGGAAAAGGCAAGGATAAGAAGAAAGAGGACGACGAAGAAGATGAGGATGAATAA
- a CDS encoding esterase, translating to MNAPMIYEVRKPNHIDPLKKYPVIFLMHGMGSNEKNMLSLVEGLEEQFYLFSIRGHIQQPSGYAFFTIEGYGKPHRDVFDESITRLSSFIDYTIDHYNIDTKHLFLLGFSQGAILSKTLALALGNRIKGIVALSGYIPAFVKEEYTQKSVEEVSVFISHGQYDQVLPYEWGVESKQYFEQVGANVTFRSYKAPHTVSLQNQQDFINWIEKLKEE from the coding sequence ATGAACGCACCAATGATATATGAAGTTAGAAAACCCAATCATATAGATCCTCTAAAAAAATACCCTGTCATTTTCCTTATGCATGGAATGGGTAGCAACGAAAAAAACATGCTTTCTTTAGTAGAGGGTTTAGAAGAGCAATTTTATCTATTTAGTATTCGTGGTCACATCCAGCAGCCTTCTGGGTACGCCTTTTTCACAATTGAAGGTTATGGGAAACCGCACCGCGATGTGTTTGATGAGTCGATTACAAGGCTTTCTAGTTTTATTGACTACACTATTGACCACTACAATATTGACACGAAACATCTGTTTTTACTCGGATTTAGCCAAGGTGCGATTCTCTCAAAAACCTTAGCATTAGCTCTTGGTAATAGAATCAAAGGAATCGTTGCATTAAGTGGATATATTCCTGCTTTTGTTAAAGAGGAGTACACCCAAAAAAGTGTAGAGGAAGTATCTGTTTTCATCTCTCATGGTCAGTATGATCAAGTCTTACCATATGAGTGGGGAGTCGAGAGTAAACAGTATTTTGAACAGGTAGGTGCAAATGTTACGTTTCGAAGCTATAAAGCACCCCATACGGTTTCATTACAAAACCAACAGGATTTTATAAACTGGATAGAAAAGTTGAAGGAGGAATAA